A stretch of Geotrypetes seraphini chromosome 2, aGeoSer1.1, whole genome shotgun sequence DNA encodes these proteins:
- the LOC117354775 gene encoding gastrula zinc finger protein XlCGF49.1-like has product MFTATFSPKNDFVLKEENSITCLLRKKKFHPESTLLYQKEVFPGSTDRNMENLQHEQESHPVISDRCGYSCVICGKSFNHKHRLIHHLRIHTGERPFKCTECGKSFIQKQHLIKHQRLHTGERPFVCNECGKSFSLKHNLVTHKRIHTGEKPYKCAKCERSFNRKGTLRAHERIHTRPKTFTINLCQMEPLVSPGEPEPEEKPIALTHSLLPG; this is encoded by the coding sequence atgttcACAGCGACCTTTAGTCCAAAGAATGATTTTGTCTTAAAAGAAGAGAACTCCATTACTTGTCTCCTAAGAAAGAAGAAGTTTCATCCTGAGTCAACTCTACTATATCAAAAGGAAGTGTTTCCAGGGTCTACAGACAGGAATATGGAAAACCTTCAGCATGAACAGGAATCTCATCCTGTAATCTCAGACAGGTGTGGATACAGCTGTGTAATTTGTGGAAAGAGTTTCAATCATAAACATAGACTTATACACCACCTTCGAATACACACTGGAGAAAGACCATTTAAATGCACTGAATGTGGGAAGAGTTTCATTCAGAAGCAACATCTTATCAAGCATCAGAGGTTACATACAGGGGAGAGACCCTTCGTCTGTAATGAGTGTGGGAAAAGTTTCAGCCTGAAGCACAACCTTGTAACCCACAAGAGAATCCACACGGGAGAGAAACCTTATAAATGTGCTAAATGTGAGAGAAGCTTCAATCGTAAGGGAACGCTCCGAGcccatgaaagaatccacaccaGACCAAAAACATTCACAATTAACCTATGCCAGATGGAGCCTTTGGTCTCACCAGGTGAACCCGAGCCAGAAGAGAAACCCATAGCACTAACCCATAGCCTACTTCCAGGATAG